Proteins co-encoded in one Ralstonia sp. RRA genomic window:
- the cyoD gene encoding cytochrome o ubiquinol oxidase subunit IV, with translation MSAHDQTISGHGDGHGHHHEHHEEEVGPHATLGGYLTGFVLSVFLTAIPFWLVMGNVFDKSSTTAVAILLIGAVQIVVHMIYFLHMNAKSEGGWNMLSLMFTLVLVVITLSGSLWVMYHLNTNMMPHMRPMPGSGSAILPPRTQ, from the coding sequence ATGAGCGCGCACGACCAAACGATCAGCGGACACGGTGATGGCCACGGTCATCATCACGAGCATCACGAAGAAGAGGTCGGGCCGCACGCCACACTAGGTGGCTACCTGACGGGTTTCGTCCTGTCCGTCTTCCTGACGGCGATTCCGTTCTGGCTGGTGATGGGCAACGTGTTCGATAAGTCGTCGACCACGGCTGTTGCGATCCTGCTGATTGGCGCCGTGCAGATCGTGGTGCACATGATCTATTTCCTGCACATGAACGCCAAGTCGGAGGGCGGCTGGAACATGCTGTCGCTGATGTTCACGCTGGTGCTGGTGGTCATCACGCTCAGCGGTTCGCTCTGGGTGATGTACCACCTGAACACCAACATGATGCCGCACATGCGGCCCATGCCTGGGTCGGGCAGTGCGATCTTGCCGCCGCGGACACAGTAG
- a CDS encoding LysR family transcriptional regulator has translation MDLKQLRYFVAVAEELHFGRAAQRLFISQPALSFDIRKFEEQLGVQLLARTNKSVALTNAGQVLLDEARKLLQQAAEVERITQRSAHGLAGRLRVGFVNSMLYRGLPRAVERFEADHPAVEIILREMNTGEQVQAIQRQQIDLGCAYWGTFPAEVVSTPIFSEPFVACLPAGHTLARRKSLALDALAQEPFILFPRTVSPHYHDLIIALCVDAGFSPVIRHEARLWQTVVTMVGFGMGVALVPKTLQHAGDARVSFVPLAGGKKESPVLSLRRTGDAEPVASRFLEYLEAAARENVNP, from the coding sequence ATGGACCTGAAGCAGCTGCGCTATTTCGTTGCCGTGGCGGAAGAACTGCACTTCGGGCGTGCGGCACAGCGGCTGTTCATCTCGCAGCCGGCGCTGAGCTTCGATATCCGCAAGTTCGAAGAGCAGTTGGGCGTGCAACTGCTCGCGCGCACCAACAAGAGCGTGGCCCTCACCAACGCCGGCCAGGTGCTGCTGGACGAGGCTCGCAAGCTGCTGCAGCAAGCGGCCGAGGTCGAGCGCATCACGCAGCGCTCCGCGCACGGGCTAGCCGGGCGGCTGCGCGTCGGCTTCGTCAATTCGATGCTGTATCGCGGCCTGCCACGCGCGGTCGAGCGCTTCGAGGCCGATCACCCAGCGGTGGAGATCATCCTGCGCGAGATGAACACCGGCGAGCAGGTCCAGGCCATTCAGCGCCAGCAGATCGATCTGGGCTGCGCCTACTGGGGCACGTTCCCCGCCGAAGTCGTCTCCACGCCGATCTTCTCCGAACCCTTCGTCGCCTGCCTGCCCGCCGGGCACACGCTGGCCCGCCGCAAGAGCCTCGCACTGGATGCGCTTGCGCAGGAGCCGTTCATCCTCTTCCCACGCACGGTATCACCGCACTATCACGACCTGATCATCGCGCTGTGCGTGGATGCCGGTTTCAGCCCGGTGATCCGCCACGAGGCGCGGCTCTGGCAGACCGTGGTGACGATGGTGGGGTTCGGGATGGGCGTGGCACTGGTGCCCAAGACACTGCAGCACGCAGGCGATGCGCGCGTCAGCTTCGTGCCGCTGGCCGGCGGCAAAAAAGAATCGCCCGTGCTGTCATTGCGACGCACGGGCGATGCAGAGCCGGTGGCGAGCCGCTTTCTCGAATACCTCGAAGCGGCCGCGCGGGAAAACGTGAACCCCTGA
- a CDS encoding acyl-CoA dehydrogenase family protein, which yields MNDIAREPIIGQPVGHQNIPDSRGINFFRVDPDLGRLLQLYLGDAQYRELEPQLKSLGLRASDELDAWATSADHNPPQLRHRSRRGEALQSIDKHPDYVALERVAYAELGLASMSHVGSAPPPLVKYALTYLFVQAEFGLCCPVSMTDSLTRTLRKFGDPALVARYLPMLASRDFDVLYQGAMFMTEQAAGSDVARIATRAALETAPDGTQTWRLYGDKWFCSNADADLAMVLARPDGAPSGINGLALFLLPKTLPDGARNNYRIIRLKDKLGTRSMASGEIVLEGATAYLIGEIGRGFHQMADMINMSRLSNGVRAAGLMRRATTEALHIARNREAFGRKLIDMPLMQRQLLKMLLPTEQARSMFMQIAQLLPLADAGDEQAAKCVRILTPLVKFRACRDARRVTGDAMEVRGGTGYIEEWSDARLVRDSHLGSIWEGTSNIVALDIARAVKREGALEPLRAYLRELLDGVTLPAQSDALLRATLDRVCRTIAKVAEEGSDELVRQAGSALYHITTAIFMAVEGVRLAPDHRRLALAHLVLRHKLLPVDPLALPESDDALLFDALVKQREVSLALAVQALPAGGKQ from the coding sequence ATGAACGACATCGCCCGCGAACCAATCATTGGCCAGCCCGTTGGCCACCAGAACATCCCCGATAGCCGGGGCATCAACTTCTTCCGCGTCGATCCGGATCTCGGGCGCCTGCTGCAGCTGTACCTGGGTGACGCGCAATACCGTGAGCTGGAGCCGCAGCTCAAGTCGCTGGGTCTGCGCGCTTCGGACGAGCTCGATGCCTGGGCCACCAGTGCCGACCACAACCCGCCGCAATTGCGCCACCGTAGCCGCCGCGGCGAGGCGCTGCAGAGCATCGACAAGCACCCCGATTACGTCGCACTCGAACGTGTGGCTTACGCAGAACTTGGCCTCGCATCGATGAGTCACGTCGGCAGCGCGCCGCCGCCGCTGGTCAAATACGCGCTTACCTATCTGTTTGTGCAGGCCGAATTCGGCTTGTGCTGCCCCGTCAGCATGACGGATTCGCTCACGCGTACGCTGCGCAAGTTTGGCGATCCGGCACTGGTGGCGCGTTATCTGCCGATGCTGGCTTCGCGTGACTTTGACGTGCTGTACCAGGGCGCGATGTTCATGACCGAGCAGGCCGCCGGCTCGGACGTCGCTCGCATCGCCACGCGCGCTGCGCTAGAGACCGCACCCGACGGCACACAAACCTGGCGCTTGTACGGCGACAAGTGGTTCTGCTCCAACGCCGACGCCGACCTTGCCATGGTGCTGGCCCGTCCGGACGGTGCGCCGTCGGGTATCAACGGCCTGGCCTTGTTCCTGCTGCCCAAGACGCTGCCGGATGGCGCACGCAACAACTACCGGATCATCCGCCTGAAAGACAAGCTCGGCACCCGCTCCATGGCCAGCGGGGAGATCGTGCTCGAAGGCGCCACCGCCTACCTGATCGGCGAGATCGGCCGCGGCTTCCACCAGATGGCCGACATGATCAACATGTCGCGGCTGTCGAACGGCGTGCGCGCCGCTGGCCTGATGCGCCGCGCGACCACCGAGGCGCTGCACATCGCGCGCAATCGCGAAGCCTTTGGCCGCAAGTTGATCGACATGCCGCTGATGCAGCGCCAACTCCTGAAGATGCTGCTGCCGACGGAGCAGGCGCGCTCGATGTTCATGCAGATCGCGCAGCTGCTGCCGCTGGCCGATGCCGGCGACGAGCAGGCCGCCAAGTGCGTGCGCATCCTGACGCCGCTGGTCAAGTTCCGCGCCTGCCGCGATGCGCGCCGCGTGACCGGCGATGCGATGGAAGTGCGTGGCGGCACCGGCTACATCGAAGAGTGGAGCGACGCGCGCCTCGTGCGGGATTCGCATCTCGGCTCGATCTGGGAGGGCACGAGCAACATCGTCGCGCTCGACATCGCCCGCGCCGTGAAGCGTGAAGGCGCGCTGGAGCCACTGCGTGCGTACCTGCGGGAGTTGCTCGATGGCGTTACGCTGCCGGCGCAGAGCGATGCGCTGCTGCGTGCCACGCTCGACCGCGTCTGCCGCACCATCGCCAAGGTGGCCGAAGAGGGCAGCGACGAACTTGTGCGGCAGGCCGGTTCCGCGCTGTACCACATCACCACGGCGATCTTCATGGCGGTGGAAGGCGTGCGTCTGGCGCCGGATCATCGGCGTCTGGCGCTTGCGCATCTGGTGTTGCGGCACAAACTGCTACCGGTTGATCCGCTGGCCCTGCCGGAGAGCGACGATGCGCTGCTGTTCGATGCCCTCGTCAAGCAGCGCGAGGTTTCGTTGGCGCTGGCGGTGCAGGCGCTGCCAGCAGGAGGCAAGCAATGA
- a CDS encoding CaiB/BaiF CoA-transferase family protein codes for MSAVNGALHGLKVIDLSRVLGGPYCTQALADHGAQVIKLEPPVGDETRTWGPPFDESDTAWYFNGVNRNKLGISVDLSCDEGRAVLWQLLEEADVLVENFKPGTLARWGMDFERDLQPRLPRLIHCAVSGFGPDGPLGGLPGYDAAIQAMAGLMSVNGERDGGPMRVGLPIVDMVTGLNALAGILLALAEREKSGRGQSIDIALYDCGVSLLHPHLPNYFGSGKVPQRSGNAHPNITPYDSYQTGTTPIFLAVGNDRQFAKLCTHIGVPELVEDACFADNRSRCAHRPELKQALEAQLARFDCETLAQDLIQGGVPCGPVLSVDVVARHPHTLHRQMVVELGEYRGTGSPIKLSRTPATYRNAPPALGADTDAVLASLGIDTETRQRLFEAGVLK; via the coding sequence ATGAGCGCGGTCAATGGCGCGTTGCATGGCCTGAAGGTGATCGACCTGAGCCGCGTGCTTGGCGGGCCGTACTGCACGCAGGCGCTGGCCGACCACGGCGCACAGGTCATCAAGCTCGAACCCCCCGTCGGCGACGAAACCCGCACCTGGGGCCCGCCGTTCGATGAGAGCGACACGGCGTGGTACTTCAATGGCGTCAACCGCAACAAGCTCGGCATCTCGGTCGACCTGTCGTGCGACGAGGGCCGTGCGGTGCTCTGGCAATTGCTGGAAGAGGCCGATGTGCTGGTCGAGAATTTCAAGCCTGGCACGCTGGCACGCTGGGGCATGGATTTCGAGCGCGATCTGCAGCCGCGCCTTCCTCGGCTGATCCATTGCGCCGTCTCCGGTTTCGGTCCCGACGGCCCGTTGGGTGGGCTGCCCGGCTACGACGCCGCCATCCAGGCCATGGCAGGCCTCATGAGCGTCAATGGCGAGCGCGATGGCGGCCCGATGCGCGTCGGCCTGCCGATCGTCGATATGGTGACGGGGCTCAACGCGCTGGCCGGCATCCTGCTGGCGCTGGCGGAGCGCGAGAAGAGCGGGCGCGGCCAATCGATCGACATTGCGCTGTACGACTGCGGCGTGTCACTACTGCATCCGCATCTGCCCAACTACTTCGGCTCCGGCAAGGTGCCGCAGCGCAGTGGCAATGCGCACCCGAACATCACGCCGTACGACAGCTATCAGACTGGCACCACGCCCATCTTTCTGGCCGTGGGCAATGACCGCCAGTTTGCCAAGCTGTGCACGCACATCGGTGTGCCCGAGTTGGTGGAAGATGCTTGCTTTGCCGACAACCGCAGCCGTTGCGCGCATCGCCCGGAACTCAAGCAGGCGCTGGAGGCGCAACTGGCGCGCTTCGATTGCGAGACGCTCGCGCAAGACCTGATCCAGGGTGGCGTGCCATGCGGGCCGGTGCTGAGCGTGGACGTGGTGGCGCGCCATCCGCACACCCTGCATCGGCAGATGGTGGTCGAGCTGGGTGAGTACCGTGGTACGGGCTCGCCGATCAAGCTGTCGCGCACGCCGGCCACGTATCGCAATGCGCCACCTGCGCTCGGTGCCGATACCGATGCCGTGCTGGCTTCGCTCGGCATCGATACGGAAACCCGGCAGCGCCTGTTCGAGGCGGGCGTTCTGAAATGA
- a CDS encoding MFS transporter, with amino-acid sequence MPHQSAPQAANLQPRRAAVAAFIGTTIEWYDFYIYGLAAALVFGKVFFSKTLDPGIATLLSFVTLWAGFAARPIGGIIFGHLGDKIGRKTTLIVTLILMGLATMGIGLLPSYAQIGMWAPVGLVVLRVIQGVAVGGEWGGAVLIASESAPKRKSILYSAFAQQGSPTGNLLATLVFFALSALPTPQFMLWGWRVPFLLSALLVIVGMVIRLKLEESDDMKRVLAQKKTVKLPLKDVVRDHWGLVLLGAGTLPLIHVTYLKSNFALAWATKELGYAQDTFLGIIAIALVVQFITQPLGAWLVSRMDMRRAICLMVLPEFLLMPVMFFAIETKVYSIALLGMCLATIPHSMFYGAIGGILARVFPTRIRYTGLSLAYQLCSLVVGGGTPVFAQWMLNSTGNIVGVAASSALYALVSLACTLVLLNRTGYRADELSTAERADAMDLGLGDADARIGTPGAPSAPVGKPVAAA; translated from the coding sequence ATGCCCCACCAGTCCGCGCCCCAGGCTGCGAATCTGCAGCCGCGCCGTGCCGCGGTTGCCGCGTTCATCGGCACCACCATCGAGTGGTACGACTTCTACATCTACGGGCTTGCCGCCGCGCTGGTCTTCGGCAAGGTGTTCTTTTCCAAGACGCTGGACCCGGGCATCGCCACGCTGCTGTCGTTCGTGACGCTGTGGGCTGGCTTTGCCGCGCGGCCCATCGGCGGCATCATCTTCGGCCACCTGGGTGACAAGATCGGCCGTAAGACGACGCTCATCGTCACGCTCATCCTGATGGGGCTCGCGACGATGGGTATCGGCCTGTTGCCCAGCTATGCGCAGATCGGCATGTGGGCGCCGGTGGGGCTGGTGGTGCTGCGCGTGATTCAGGGCGTGGCCGTGGGCGGCGAGTGGGGCGGTGCGGTGCTGATCGCCAGCGAGAGCGCGCCCAAGCGCAAGAGCATTCTGTACTCCGCGTTTGCGCAGCAAGGTTCACCCACAGGTAACCTGCTGGCGACGCTGGTGTTCTTTGCGCTGAGCGCGCTGCCCACACCGCAATTCATGCTCTGGGGCTGGCGTGTGCCGTTTCTGCTGTCGGCGCTGCTGGTGATCGTGGGCATGGTGATCCGCCTGAAGCTGGAAGAGTCCGACGACATGAAGCGCGTGCTGGCGCAGAAGAAGACCGTCAAGCTGCCGCTCAAGGATGTGGTGCGCGACCACTGGGGCCTGGTGCTGCTGGGCGCGGGCACGCTGCCGCTCATCCACGTGACGTACCTGAAGAGCAACTTTGCGCTGGCGTGGGCCACGAAGGAACTCGGCTACGCGCAAGACACCTTCCTCGGCATCATCGCGATTGCACTGGTGGTGCAGTTCATCACGCAGCCGTTGGGCGCGTGGCTGGTCTCGCGCATGGACATGCGCCGTGCGATCTGCCTGATGGTGCTGCCCGAGTTCCTGCTCATGCCGGTGATGTTCTTCGCCATCGAGACCAAGGTGTACTCGATTGCGTTGCTGGGCATGTGCCTGGCGACGATTCCGCATTCGATGTTCTACGGCGCCATCGGCGGGATCCTGGCGCGCGTGTTCCCGACGCGCATCCGCTATACCGGGCTGTCGCTGGCGTATCAGCTGTGCTCGTTGGTGGTGGGCGGTGGCACGCCGGTGTTTGCGCAGTGGATGCTCAACAGCACCGGCAACATCGTGGGCGTGGCAGCGTCGTCGGCGCTGTATGCGCTGGTGTCGCTGGCGTGCACGCTGGTGTTGCTCAACCGCACGGGCTATCGCGCAGACGAGCTGTCCACTGCCGAGCGCGCTGATGCGATGGATCTGGGGCTGGGTGACGCCGATGCACGTATTGGTACCCCCGGCGCACCGTCCGCGCCGGTCGGCAAGCCTGTTGCCGCGGCCTGA
- a CDS encoding sigma-70 family RNA polymerase sigma factor, whose translation MPAVQPNPLHDIDALYVCHSDWLFAWLRRKLACPEEAADVLHDTFVRVLAVPDALSEVREPRAYLTTTAKHLMIDRARRRRVECACLDELTLRYEQFGHAPSPEQRMAQAQTLQHTSTMLETLSPSAREAVRLRYIEGQSHACIAEQLGKSTRMVRKYLVQAVERCSTCARA comes from the coding sequence ATGCCGGCCGTTCAGCCCAACCCGCTGCACGACATCGACGCGCTTTACGTTTGCCACAGCGATTGGCTGTTCGCCTGGCTGCGCAGGAAGCTCGCGTGTCCGGAGGAGGCGGCAGATGTGCTGCACGACACCTTCGTGCGCGTGCTGGCCGTGCCCGATGCGTTGAGCGAGGTGCGCGAGCCGCGTGCTTACCTGACCACCACCGCCAAGCATCTGATGATCGACCGTGCGCGCCGGCGGCGTGTCGAGTGTGCCTGCCTGGATGAACTGACATTGCGGTATGAGCAGTTCGGCCATGCACCGTCACCGGAGCAGCGCATGGCACAGGCGCAGACGCTGCAGCACACGAGCACGATGCTGGAAACGCTGTCGCCCAGCGCGCGCGAAGCCGTTCGCCTGCGCTACATCGAAGGGCAGTCCCATGCGTGCATTGCCGAGCAGCTTGGCAAATCAACGCGCATGGTGCGCAAGTACCTCGTGCAAGCGGTTGAGCGTTGTTCGACGTGCGCGAGGGCCTGA
- a CDS encoding TonB-dependent siderophore receptor, with product MPKHINTTTVFPSETTCPISGPTLRPLALAARLTCAVLLGAALPAQVMAQSTTAEVNATLPTATVVGRGETAQSPGKGFVAKQSSAGTKTDTPIIETPQSISVITQQQLEDQRPRGLSEALNYTTGAFTGLVGAANRYDYVALRGFNDASVNNALLDGLSLQGDQGSYSSFQIDPTFLQRIDVLKGPGSVLFGRASPGGVVSLVSKKPLFQPYHEVEFTVGNRNRVEGAFDISGPVDQNGVMAFRVTGLARGMDSQFQHVREERFAIAPSLAINFTPDTHLLLQAYLQHDPEGSFNSGVPAEGSLFPHNGRTISRYFFDGDPTVEKFRRTERMLGYQFEHTFNDQWTARQNFRYVYGDVRMRQIYGYGWADANNLTRYYAGAKEATHAYTVDNQLEGKFTTGPVKHTMLVGLDYQKRHVDGFWESGSADPINAFNPVYGNPGLTGVSAAPIDRWLEQTGVYLQDQIAIDRWRFTLGVREDHAKASNLYGTGTPSEWNGSKFTKRAGVVYLFDNGIAPYFSYADGFNPSIRTDQRGNLLQPATAKQFEAGVRYQPKGSSTLLSAAVFNLEQENIANRPAAQVYYVPTGKVRTRGLELEARSQITDNVSLLANYTFTDMKFVESTEGFVGNTPYQAPRHMASVWGDWTFMPGYTAGVGVRYVGTSYGDSANSFKVPPYTLVDLMLRIDLARWDPSLKGAKLQLSAKNLFNKTYVASCMNSNYCYWGDARNVMATISYQW from the coding sequence ATGCCAAAGCACATCAACACAACAACGGTTTTTCCATCTGAAACGACTTGCCCGATTTCCGGCCCGACGCTGCGCCCGTTGGCGCTTGCTGCACGGCTGACTTGCGCAGTGCTGCTGGGGGCAGCGCTACCCGCGCAAGTGATGGCGCAGAGTACCACCGCAGAGGTGAATGCCACACTGCCCACCGCGACCGTAGTCGGCCGCGGTGAGACAGCGCAGAGCCCCGGCAAGGGCTTTGTCGCCAAGCAAAGCTCGGCCGGCACCAAGACCGATACGCCGATCATCGAAACGCCGCAGTCGATCTCCGTGATCACGCAACAGCAACTGGAAGACCAGCGGCCGCGTGGCTTGTCGGAAGCGCTGAACTACACGACGGGCGCGTTCACTGGTCTGGTCGGGGCGGCCAATCGCTATGACTACGTTGCGCTGCGCGGCTTCAATGACGCCAGCGTCAACAACGCGCTGCTTGATGGCCTGAGCCTGCAGGGGGACCAGGGCAGCTATAGCTCATTCCAGATCGATCCGACTTTCCTGCAGCGCATTGACGTGCTCAAGGGGCCGGGCTCTGTTCTGTTCGGGCGGGCTTCGCCAGGGGGCGTCGTGTCGCTGGTCAGCAAAAAGCCGCTGTTCCAGCCGTATCACGAAGTCGAGTTCACGGTAGGCAACCGCAACCGTGTTGAAGGCGCGTTCGACATCTCCGGGCCGGTGGATCAGAACGGCGTGATGGCCTTCCGCGTAACTGGCCTCGCGCGTGGTATGGATTCGCAGTTCCAGCATGTGCGGGAAGAGCGCTTTGCGATCGCGCCGTCGCTGGCCATCAACTTCACGCCCGACACGCACCTGTTGCTGCAGGCGTATCTGCAGCACGATCCAGAAGGTAGTTTCAATAGCGGTGTGCCGGCAGAGGGCAGCCTGTTCCCGCACAACGGCCGCACCATCTCGCGCTACTTCTTCGATGGCGACCCGACGGTCGAGAAGTTCCGCCGCACCGAGCGCATGCTGGGGTACCAGTTCGAGCACACGTTCAATGACCAGTGGACGGCGCGCCAGAACTTCCGCTACGTATACGGTGACGTGCGCATGCGCCAGATCTACGGCTATGGCTGGGCCGATGCGAACAACCTCACGCGCTATTACGCCGGCGCCAAGGAGGCCACCCACGCCTACACCGTTGATAACCAGCTTGAAGGCAAGTTCACGACCGGCCCCGTCAAACACACGATGCTGGTTGGTCTGGATTACCAGAAGCGCCACGTCGATGGCTTCTGGGAATCCGGCAGCGCAGACCCGATCAACGCGTTCAACCCGGTCTATGGCAATCCGGGGCTGACAGGTGTTTCGGCGGCGCCGATCGACCGCTGGCTGGAGCAGACCGGTGTGTACCTGCAGGACCAGATCGCCATCGACCGCTGGCGCTTCACGCTGGGTGTGCGTGAAGACCACGCCAAGGCATCCAACCTGTATGGCACCGGCACGCCGTCAGAGTGGAACGGCTCGAAGTTCACCAAGCGCGCGGGGGTGGTCTACCTGTTCGACAACGGTATCGCTCCGTACTTCAGCTATGCCGATGGCTTCAACCCGAGCATCCGAACGGATCAGCGGGGCAATCTGCTGCAACCGGCCACCGCCAAGCAGTTCGAGGCGGGTGTGCGTTATCAGCCGAAGGGCTCGAGCACGCTGCTGTCGGCTGCCGTATTCAACCTGGAACAGGAGAACATCGCCAACCGGCCTGCTGCCCAGGTCTATTACGTGCCCACTGGCAAGGTGCGTACGCGCGGGCTGGAACTGGAGGCGCGTTCACAGATCACCGACAACGTTTCGCTGCTGGCCAACTACACGTTCACCGACATGAAGTTTGTCGAGTCCACCGAAGGCTTCGTAGGAAATACGCCGTACCAGGCACCGCGTCATATGGCATCGGTGTGGGGCGATTGGACCTTCATGCCAGGCTACACGGCGGGTGTGGGGGTGCGCTACGTTGGCACGAGCTATGGCGACAGCGCCAACAGCTTCAAGGTACCGCCGTACACGCTGGTCGATTTGATGCTGCGTATCGATCTCGCGCGTTGGGACCCATCGCTCAAGGGCGCAAAGCTGCAATTGTCGGCAAAGAATCTCTTTAATAAAACGTATGTGGCATCGTGCATGAACAGCAACTACTGTTATTGGGGTGATGCCCGCAACGTGATGGCGACCATTTCGTATCAGTGGTAA
- a CDS encoding SidA/IucD/PvdA family monooxygenase, whose product MESEVHDFIAIGLGPFNLSLACLAEPIADLNGVFLERAPEFNWHPGMLIDNTTLQNPFLADLVSLADPKSRFSFLNYCKQEGKIYSYYFRENFYLSRAEYNRYCKWVVAQLTCARFHHDVQALTYDAQRGCYVISGFRGAEREPFVLHARKLVLGVGSSPSFPACVRRDGHRYLHTADYIDMRESLHEKRSITIVGSGQSAAEVYYDLLKESDKHDYRLVWITRSPRFFPMETTKLTLEMFSPDYIDHFYSLPDGRKDAIVRAQDSLYKGVNTSLINQIYDLLDDKRKVGELRTHLITNCELQACRHDATTGTYEIEFQQVDSGTRYAHRTEELVLATGYEQNIPAFLDGIRHRLRWDAKGRYQLSRNYAADVNGSEVYVQNAGLHTHGVTNQDIGMSCYRNSYIIRELTGVEHYKIEPRVAIQDFAIPATPEFIPLAAERSVTERVKAPVEEAV is encoded by the coding sequence ATGGAATCAGAAGTTCATGACTTTATTGCCATTGGGTTAGGCCCGTTTAATTTAAGCCTGGCTTGTCTGGCTGAACCCATTGCCGATTTGAATGGGGTATTTCTGGAGCGTGCGCCGGAATTCAATTGGCATCCTGGCATGCTGATTGATAACACCACGTTGCAGAATCCATTCCTGGCAGATCTCGTCAGTTTGGCCGATCCAAAAAGCCGCTTCAGCTTCCTGAATTACTGCAAGCAGGAAGGCAAGATCTATTCGTATTACTTCCGCGAGAACTTCTACCTGAGCCGGGCGGAGTACAACCGCTATTGCAAGTGGGTCGTCGCGCAGCTCACCTGTGCGCGCTTCCACCACGACGTGCAGGCACTGACCTACGACGCGCAGCGCGGCTGCTACGTGATCTCGGGCTTTCGCGGCGCGGAGCGCGAGCCATTCGTCCTCCATGCGCGCAAGCTGGTGCTGGGTGTGGGATCGTCGCCGTCGTTTCCGGCGTGCGTGCGGCGCGATGGCCACCGCTATCTTCACACCGCGGATTACATCGACATGCGTGAATCACTGCACGAGAAACGCTCCATCACCATCGTCGGCAGCGGGCAGAGCGCGGCGGAGGTCTACTACGACCTGCTCAAGGAGAGCGACAAGCACGACTACCGCTTGGTCTGGATCACGCGCTCGCCGCGTTTCTTCCCGATGGAGACCACCAAGCTGACGCTGGAGATGTTCTCGCCGGACTACATCGACCACTTCTACAGCCTGCCCGACGGCCGCAAAGATGCCATCGTCCGTGCGCAGGACAGCCTGTACAAGGGCGTGAACACCAGCCTGATCAACCAGATCTACGACTTGCTCGACGACAAGCGCAAGGTGGGCGAATTGCGCACGCACCTGATTACCAATTGCGAGCTGCAGGCGTGCCGCCACGACGCCACCACCGGCACCTACGAGATCGAGTTCCAGCAGGTCGATAGCGGTACGCGCTACGCCCATCGCACAGAAGAGCTCGTGCTCGCCACGGGTTACGAGCAAAACATCCCGGCGTTCCTTGATGGCATTCGCCACCGGCTGCGCTGGGATGCCAAGGGCCGCTACCAGCTCTCCCGCAACTACGCGGCAGACGTCAACGGCAGCGAGGTCTACGTGCAGAACGCGGGGCTGCACACGCACGGCGTGACCAATCAGGACATTGGCATGAGCTGCTATCGCAACTCCTACATCATCCGAGAGCTGACGGGCGTCGAGCACTACAAGATCGAGCCGCGTGTGGCCATCCAGGATTTTGCGATTCCGGCCACGCCGGAGTTCATCCCGCTGGCAGCTGAGCGGAGTGTTACCGAGCGCGTGAAGGCGCCTGTCGAGGAAGCCGTATGA